The following coding sequences lie in one Stigmatopora nigra isolate UIUO_SnigA chromosome 4, RoL_Snig_1.1, whole genome shotgun sequence genomic window:
- the pold2 gene encoding DNA polymerase delta subunit 2 → MFSDISAPKGGSSLLCRPTEEPAPVFERASPAYSPCSERFGVGERNFNRQYAHIYAARLMQMSPLLMERARRKWGSDVLIRKLCDLQAGEQCCIVGTLFKRMELQPSILKEISEEHNLLPQPPRVKYISDNDELILEDELQRIKLQGKIDRDRCVTGSVIAVFGAERNDGKFTVEDFCTADLPEQSKRPVLHSDKFVLLVSGLGLGSSRADSMLGLQLLVDMVTGQLGEQGEQSGAAAISRILMAGNLLSPSTQDKDASTKAKYLTKKTQAGSVEAIRLLDELLLQLVSSVPVDVMPGQYDPSNHTLPQQPLHRCMFPLSSVYPTLQLASNPYQATVEGVRFLGTSGQNIIDIQHYSCMNSHLEILEETLRLRHLAPTAPDTLGCYPFYLKDPFILEECPHVYFSGNAPAFETKRLTGGAGQEILLIAVPAFHRTQTACLVNLRTLQCEPISFSAFSASDEDEGEMNVSH, encoded by the exons ATGTTCTCCGATATCAGCGCACCTAAGGGAGGCTCCTCTCTTCTGTGCCGCCCGACCGAGGAACCGGCGCCCGTGTTCGAGAGGGCTTCCCCGGCCTACAGTCCCTGTTCGGAACGCTTCGGAGTCGGCGAGCGGAATTTCAACCGTCAATATGCTCACATTTATGCAGCCCGTCTCATGCAGATGAGTCCTTTACTAATGGAAAGAGCCAGGCGAAAATGGG gatcaGATGTACTTATCCGGAAGCTGTGTGATCTCCAGGCAGGGGAACAGTGTTGCATTGTGGGAACTCTGTTCAAGCGGATGGAATTGCAGCCATCTATCCTAAAAGAAATAAGTGAAGAA CACAACCTCCTGCCCCAGCCACCTCGTGTAAAATACATCAGCGACAACGACGAGCTGATTCTGGAGGATGAACTGCAAAGGATCAAACTGCAGGGAAAAATTGACAGAGATAGATGTGTCACAG ggAGCGTTATTGCTGTATTTGGAGCCGAGAGGAATGATGGGAAATTTACTGTGGAGGACTTTTGCACAGCTGATCTTCCTGAACAGAGCAAAAGACCCGTCCTTCATTCTGACAA ATTTGTACTGCTAGTCTCCGGACTAGGTCTAGGTAGCAGTCGGGCAGACAGCATGCTAGGCCTTCAGCTGTTGGTTGACATGGTAACGGGTCAGCTTGGCGAGCAAGGCGAACAAAGCGGAGCCGCCGCCATATCTAGGATCTTGATGGCGGGAAACCTACTTAGCCCAAGCACGCAGGACAAGGACGCCTCCACCAAg gccaagtatctcACCAAAAAGACTCAGGCGGGCAGCGTGGAAGCCATTCGCCTGTTGGATGAGCTTCTACTCCAGCTGGTG agCTCAGTCCCAGTAGACGTGATGCCCGGCCAGTACGACCCCAGCAACCACACTCTACCTCAGCAGCCTCTCCACCGCTGCATGTTCCCTTTGTCGTCAGTCTACCCTACACTGCAACTGGCGTCTAATCCCTACCAGGCCACTGTGGAAGGAGTCAG GTTTCTGGGCACCTCAGGTCAGAACATCATCGACATCCAGCATTACAGTTGCATGAATAGCCATCTGGAGATTCTGGAAGAAACTTTAAGATTGCGCCACCTAGCTCCTACCGCGCCGGATACCCTTG gtTGTTACCCATTTTACTTAAAAGACCCATTCATCTTAGAAGAATGTCCACATGTTTACTTCAGTGGGAATGCCCCAGCGTTTGAGACCAAGCGCCTCACAG GTGGCGCTGGACAGGAAATCCTTTTAATCGCCGTACCAGCGTTCCACCGGACCCAAACTGCGTGTCTTGTCAATTTGCGCACACTCCAATGCGAGCCAATCAGCTTCTCGGCCTTCTCAGCCAGTGACGAAGACGAAGGTGAGATGAACGTCAGCCACTGA